The DNA region CCCCGCCACGGCGTCGGGCAAGGCCGAGCTGGCGTCGCCGTACCTCGAGAAGAAATACGACGCGCGGCTCCCGCGCTTCCTGCCGGTGGAGTCGCGCTACCCGCTGGCGCTCATCTCCCCCGCGTCCGACCGGCGCATCACGTCCACCTTCGGCGGCGCGGACGGCGACGCGCCGCCGCCGCTCGAGATGCACCCGGAGGACGCCCGCGCGCGCGGGCTGCGCGACGGCATGCGCGTGCGCGTGTGGAACGACCTGGGCGAGGTGCGGCTGCCGCTCGCCGTGAGCGACGCGGTGCCGCGCGGCGTGGTGTGCACGCTCAAGGGCGCCTGGCTCCGCACGAGCGACAACGGCCAGACCATCTCCGCCCTCTGCCCCGCGCACCACGCGGATATCTCCGAGGGCGCCTGCTTCAACGACGCGCGGGTCGAGGTCGCGGCCGCTAAGTAGTCAGCGGGCCTGAAGCAGCCAGCAGCGTAGCGCGCGCGAGATCGAGCGCCGCGATTGCCTGGTCGCGTCTCACGGACGGGAACTGACGAAGGAATGCGTCCAAGGTGTCGCCGCCCTTGAGGTAATCGAACAGCGCCTGTACCGGGACGCACGTCCCGACGAAGACGGGTGTGCCGCCAAGAATCTCAGGACCCGCGAAACACGCGAGCGTATCACTCCGGGCTTACAGCTTGTCGAGAAGGCGATCGTACTCAGCGTGCGCGCCGATCCAGAACCAGGTGACCTCCTCGCCCTCGAGAAGCCCGAGGGCACGGAATCCGAGCGTCACGCGCACCGAGTAAATGGGCTCGCGATCGTGAACCTTCTTGAAGTGGAGGCTCGGGTGCCGGGCGTTCTCTCGGAACAGCCGATACGTCTTCCGCGCCAGCTCCCTGATGTCAGGTGGCAGGTCGCGATACGCCGCCCAGAAACGCGGCGTCGCGCGCGATCTCACAGCTTGTCGGGGTCGAGTTCCGTCGCTCTGCCGGCTGAGCGCTCAGCGCGCGCCTCGGCCGCGAGCCTGCTCAGAGCGTCCTGTGAGGCTGCGAACTGACGCGCCCAATGTTCGTCGTCACGAAGCTCATCGAGCAACCATTGGGCGATCCGGTCCTGTTCGTCGGCCGGTAGCGTTGCAAGTTTCGCGATGGCAGCGTCCAGTGCTCGCGTCATCGCATACAGTATACCGGTTCGGCGGTGCGCGCCGCGGCGTATCCGCAGCGTTACCCGAAGTCCGGCATCACCCGCGCGAGCGCGGCCACGAGCGAGGCCGTGTCCACGGGTTTCGTCACGAGGGCGACCCCGGGCTGGGCGAGGCGGCGGTCGTCGGGCCGGACGGCCGCGCCGCCGACGATGATCACCGGGATCAGCGTGTTCCGCTGGCGCACCGCCTCGAGCATCCGCCCGCCCGCCGTGCCCCGCATCCCGAGATCGGTCAGCACGACGTCGTAGCGGCTCCTCGCGAAGAGCGCCAGACCCTCCGCCCCGGTCGTGGCGGCGTCGGCCTCGAGGCCGAGCGCCGTGAGCACGTCGAGGAGCGTGCCGCGCACTGCCGTGTCCTCGTTGATGAGGAGCGCGCGCTTCCGACGACCGCCGTCCGTGTTCGTCGTAGCCATCGTGTCCACTCCCTCGTCGAAGCGAAATCCTCGTCGAAGGGAAATCGCAAAGGCGATGCCACGTGCCCGGTGCCCGCAAGCCGCCGTCACTATGCGGTTTTCGTATCTGGGAATTCCGGATATGGCCGGCCCGGCTGGTCAGGGAAGGGCCGGACGCATGCTCGCTGACCACCGCTCGCCGCCCAGGAGGTCCGCCCGCGCGCGTCTTGACGGGGCCGCGGCGTCGGGGCACTATGCGTGCTCGCAGCCGAGCGCTCGCCGAGGAGGACGCCATGAAGATCACCGCCAACGGCATCTCGATGAACTACACGTTCGACGGCCCGGCCGGGGCGCCCGTCGTCACGCTGAGCCACTCGCTGGCGACCGACCTCGCGATGTGGGAGCCGACGGTGCCGGCGCTCGCGAGCCGCTTCCGCGTGCTGCGCTACGAGACGCGCGGCCACGGCAAGACCGAGGCGCCGCGCGGCGCCTACACGCTGGACCAGCTCGCCGAGGACGCGCTGGCGCTGCTCCGCGCGCTCGACATCCAGCGCACGCACTGGGT from Candidatus Methylomirabilota bacterium includes:
- a CDS encoding molybdopterin dinucleotide binding domain-containing protein, coding for PATASGKAELASPYLEKKYDARLPRFLPVESRYPLALISPASDRRITSTFGGADGDAPPPLEMHPEDARARGLRDGMRVRVWNDLGEVRLPLAVSDAVPRGVVCTLKGAWLRTSDNGQTISALCPAHHADISEGACFNDARVEVAAAK
- a CDS encoding response regulator — protein: MATTNTDGGRRKRALLINEDTAVRGTLLDVLTALGLEADAATTGAEGLALFARSRYDVVLTDLGMRGTAGGRMLEAVRQRNTLIPVIIVGGAAVRPDDRRLAQPGVALVTKPVDTASLVAALARVMPDFG
- a CDS encoding DUF433 domain-containing protein, which translates into the protein MLGGTPVFVGTCVPVQALFDYLKGGDTLDAFLRQFPSVRRDQAIAALDLARATLLAASGPLTT